Proteins encoded within one genomic window of Bacillus sp. SM2101:
- the gcvPA gene encoding aminomethyl-transferring glycine dehydrogenase subunit GcvPA, with translation MKHRYLPMTEHDKKEMLEAIGVTSIDELFNDIPEGVRFNGEYNIKQASSEPELTREMAALAEKNANTQTHASFLGAGVYSHYMPIIVDHVISRSEFYTAYTPYQPEISQGELQAIFEFQTMICELTGMDVANSSMYDGGTALAEAAMLSAGHTRKKKVLVSKTVHPESIEVLKTYAKGQHIEVVEIPTNNGVTDVSELAKEMDDTVASVIVQYPNFFGQIEPLKEIEEITHSEKSMFVVSSNPLSLGALTPPGAFGADIVVGDAQVFGIPTQYGGPHCGYFAVTSKLMRKVPGRLVGQTVDENGRRGFVLTLQAREQHIRRDKATSNICSNQALNALAASVAMTALGKKGVKHMATQNIQKSQYAKNQLKAHGFEIAFEGPFFNEFVVKLPKSVKEINRRLLHKGIIGGYDLSKDFAELENHMLVAVTELRTKVEIDTFVKELGDGNE, from the coding sequence ATGAAACATCGCTATTTACCAATGACTGAACATGATAAAAAAGAGATGCTTGAAGCTATTGGGGTCACCTCAATTGATGAACTTTTTAATGATATTCCAGAAGGTGTGCGATTTAATGGGGAATACAATATTAAACAAGCCTCTTCTGAACCTGAATTAACACGAGAAATGGCTGCACTTGCTGAAAAAAATGCCAATACACAAACGCATGCTTCGTTTCTAGGTGCAGGAGTTTATAGCCATTATATGCCAATTATAGTCGACCATGTTATTTCTCGATCAGAATTTTACACAGCTTATACACCATACCAACCAGAAATTTCTCAGGGAGAGCTGCAAGCCATTTTTGAATTCCAAACGATGATTTGTGAATTAACAGGGATGGATGTAGCCAATTCTTCCATGTATGATGGCGGAACAGCACTTGCTGAAGCAGCCATGTTAAGTGCAGGACATACACGTAAGAAGAAAGTACTCGTTTCAAAGACGGTGCACCCTGAATCAATCGAAGTTTTGAAAACTTATGCTAAGGGGCAGCATATCGAAGTTGTTGAAATACCAACAAATAATGGTGTAACTGATGTCAGTGAACTAGCAAAAGAAATGGATGATACGGTTGCTTCAGTAATTGTACAATACCCTAATTTCTTTGGACAAATTGAGCCATTAAAAGAAATAGAAGAAATAACACATTCAGAAAAAAGTATGTTTGTGGTATCAAGTAATCCATTATCATTAGGGGCTTTAACACCACCAGGTGCATTCGGGGCAGATATTGTTGTTGGTGATGCACAAGTGTTTGGCATACCTACCCAATATGGTGGTCCGCATTGTGGATATTTTGCGGTCACTTCGAAGCTTATGAGGAAAGTACCTGGACGCCTTGTTGGTCAAACAGTGGATGAAAATGGACGTCGTGGTTTTGTTTTAACACTTCAAGCACGTGAACAACATATTCGTAGAGATAAAGCAACATCGAATATTTGTTCAAACCAAGCGTTAAATGCATTAGCAGCTTCTGTTGCAATGACTGCGCTTGGGAAAAAAGGTGTTAAACATATGGCAACTCAAAACATACAAAAATCCCAATATGCAAAAAATCAACTTAAAGCACATGGCTTTGAAATAGCATTTGAAGGTCCTTTCTTTAATGAATTTGTCGTTAAATTACCAAAATCAGTAAAAGAAATCAATCGTAGGCTATTACATAAAGGGATTATCGGCGGATACGATTTAAGTAAAGATTTTGCTGAGCTAGAGAATCATATGTTAGTAGCGGTTACTGAACTACGTACTAAGGTAGAGATTGATACATTTGTGAAGGAATTGGGGGATGGCAATGAATAA